The following coding sequences lie in one Aspergillus luchuensis IFO 4308 DNA, chromosome 8, nearly complete sequence genomic window:
- a CDS encoding uncharacterized protein (COG:S;~EggNog:ENOG410PIVT;~InterPro:IPR036864,IPR001138;~PFAM:PF00172;~antiSMASH:Cluster_8.6;~go_function: GO:0000981 - DNA-binding transcription factor activity, RNA polymerase II-specific [Evidence IEA];~go_function: GO:0008270 - zinc ion binding [Evidence IEA];~go_process: GO:0006355 - regulation of transcription, DNA-templated [Evidence IEA]) gives MEACLIVTETNMEEHSQAKRRNVRKGTRSCWECKRRKVRCIFSSYSNANCDNCRRRGSKCISQELPDSPITTNKDMVDSRIDRVERILEQLVRSNATEAVSPGDCPETPPTSGTLDNYSINCSQEDQEPSPTNNIPGGPYESINRDLLAAWPSQRELNHIYNLPVGISVYMNYEIWVPNSLSTDDKLPTPQEMLYSPAPNSHPVLIARKLLTLAIFLQGIPPSSIQTLNLSISHHDIMTRAVTRATRLVTTNDELTPSIEGLQCIMLEAQYQNYAGNLHQAWLAIRRATAIAQMLSLHRGLPTSSLKTLDPATCNTLNPDYLCFRLVEMDHYLSLMLGLPPTNLEPRCLSPKSLKSCTPQDRMHRMHCIVAGRILHRTDDDINNLSLTNDIDQMLQNAAAQMPPQWWLIPDLTPNQTQTTIIQNTLRLNAHFTHYQLLLRLHVPYMLRSSHDTTAYDQSKLTIITVSREILARYIAFRSSNPAHYYCRGVDFIAFVAMTVLCIAHIDSSSRLQNEHQEGVAPVVSFLAHSRPSDRGMMERTLSIIEKMVESGSGTDEIAGKLAGIMRHLLGVEESAAGGVGYVARENMGEDGKGGREYDGRVGDGGRSLHVYIPYYGTIGFERSDNDDIGSGGGGGSEEWDLHAVDVALFNSLFGDMGIPDIGEERREDWVGV, from the exons ATGGAAGCCTGCTTGATAGTGACTGAAACGAACATGGAGGAGCACTCACAAGCGAAACGGAGAAATGTCCGCAAGGGCACAAGGAGCTGCTGGGAATGCAAGCGGCGCAAGGTTCGATGTATCTTCAGCTCCTACTCCAATGCCAACTGCGATAACTGCAGACGACGGGGATCAAAATGCATCAGTCAGGAGCTCCCAGATAGCCCTATAACTACAAATAAAGATATGGTCGATTCGCGAATTGACCGAGTGGAGAGGATCCTGGAACAGCTGGTTCGCTCAAACGCCACGGAAGCTGTATCTCCTGGGGACTGCCCCGAAACTCCCCCAACTTCCGGAACACTCGACAACTATAGTATAAACTGcagccaagaagatcaa GAGCCgtccccaaccaacaacatTCCCGGAGGCCCGTATGAGAGCATAAACCGCGACCTTCTCGCGGCCTGGCCCAGCCAGAGGGAGCTCAACCATATCTACAATCTCCCTGTTGGCATATCAGTATATATGAATTACGAAATCTGGGTCCCTAATTCCCTCTCCACAGACGACAAACTACCAACTCCCCAAGAAATGCTCTATTCACCAGCACCAAACTCCCACCCCGTCCTAATCGCTCGCAAACTCCTCACCCTGGCAATCTTTCTCCAAGGcatccctccatcctccatccaaACCCTCAACCTATCCATCTCCCACCACGACATCATGACCCGCGCCGTCACCCGTGCCACCAGACTAGTAACCACAAACGACGAGCTCACGCCCTCCATCGAAGGCCTGCAATGCATCATGCTCGAAGCCCAATACCAGAACTACGCTGGTAACCTCCATCAAGCCTGGCTAGCTATCCGCCGAGCCACAGCCATCGCACAAATGCTGTCGCTCCACCGCGGACTCCCCACATCATCCCTAAAGACTCTCGACCCAGCAACCTGCAACACTCTGAATCCAGATTACCTATGTTTCCGTCTCGTCGAAATGGACCACTACCTCTCCCTCATGCTCGGCCTACCACCTACCAATCTCGAACCACGGTGCCTCTCCCCAAAATCCTTAAAATCATGCACACCCCAAGACCGCATGCACCGCATGCACTGCATCGTAGCTGGCCGTATCCTCCACCGCACAGACGATGACATCAACAACCTCTCTCTGACGAACGACATTGACCAAATGCTCCAGAACGCAGCCGCCCAGATGCCTCCTCAGTGGTGGCTCATTCCAGACCTAACacccaaccaaacccaaaccaccatcatccagaaTACCCTCCGCCTAAACGCCCACTTCACGCACTatcagctcctcctccgtctgcaCGTCCCCTACATGCTCCGCTCATCACACGATACTACAGCATATGACCAAAGCAAACTGACCATCATAACCGTAAGCCGGGAAATCCTGGCCCGGTATATCGCTTTCCGCTCCTCCAATCCAGCGCACTATTATTGCCGCGGGGTGGATTTCATCGCTTTTGTTGCGATGACGGTGTTGTGTATTGCGCATATTGACTCTTCGAGTCGTCTCCAAAACGAGCATCAGGAAGGAGTAGCTCCAGTGGTCAGTTTCCTCGCGCATAGTCGACCGAGTGATCGCGGGATGATGGAGCGGACACTCTCTATTATCGAGAAAATGGTGGAGTCAGGGTCAGGGACGGATGAGATTGCGGGGAAATTGGCGGGTATAATGAGGCATTTactgggggtggaggagagtgcTGCTGGGGGCGTTGGATATGTGGCTAGGGAGAATatgggtgaggatgggaagggaggaagggagtaTGATGGGAGggtaggagatggaggaaggagTTTGCATGTATACATTCCGTATTATGGGACGATTGGGTTTGAGAGGAGTGATAATGATGACATAGGgagtggcggtggtggtggaagtgaaGAATGGGATTTGCATGCGGTGGATGTGGCTTTGTTCAATAGTTTATTTGGCGATATGGGGATTCCTGATattggggaagagaggagggaggactGGGTGGGTGTATAG
- a CDS encoding uncharacterized protein (COG:S;~EggNog:ENOG410PWQY;~InterPro:IPR036291,IPR008030;~PFAM:PF13460,PF05368;~SMCOG1199:NmrA family protein;~antiSMASH:Cluster_8.6) has product MVKVAIAGGSGGVGREVIDALIAAKKHTIIVLTRKDTLAQEPTEGITWINVDYNDTTQLTKALQEVHTVLSFITTQDDPGSTAQKNLIDAAVQAGVKRFAPSEWASSRLDYLDWYAYKGETRRYLQELNKDKKVLEYTLFQPGVFVNYLTHPHQSARHLPSIGTPFDFANRRMILVDGDDGIRITLTAVQDIARVVARAVEYEGEWPVVGGIQGSNISIGEFIALGERIRGGLPFTIERVKAEDLEAGAWETSWTPTVDHPSIPPEQAVVASKYMTSRILLAVNAGSYAVPDQWNNLLPDFEFTPVEKFLTDAWKGKA; this is encoded by the exons ATGGTCAAGGTTGCAATTGCTGGAGGCTCCGGCG GTGTTGGCCGAGAGGTTATCGACGCCCTTATTGCTGCGAAGAAGCATACAATCATTGTTCTGACTAGAAAG GATACTCTAGCCCAAGAACCTACCGAAGGCATCACTTGGATCAATGTCGACTACAACGACACCACTCAACTAACCAAGGCTCTTCAAGAAGTGCACACCGTTCTCTCCTTTATCACTACGCAGGATGATCCCGGAAGCACCGCTCAGAAGAACCTCATCGATGCGGCTGTTCAGGCGGGAGTGAAGCGCTTTGCGCCGAGTGAATGGGCTTC CTCCCGCTTGGACTACCTGGACTGGTATGCCTACAAAGGCGAAACGCGCCGGTATCTCCAAGAGCTGAACAAGGATAAGAAG GTCCTCGAGTATACCCTCTTTCAGCCCGGCGTGTTCGTCAACTATCTaacccatccacatcaatCGGCCCGCCACCTGCCCTCAATCGGGACCCCCTTCGACTTTGCCAACCGCCGAATGATCTTGGTGGATGGTGACGATGGAATCCGTATCACCTTGACGGCAGTTCAGGATATTGCTAGAGTTGTGGCCAGAGCTGTTGAATATGAAGGCGAGTGGCCAGTGGTTGGAGGTATCCAGGGTTCTAACATCTCCATCGGTGAATTTATCGCTCTAGGGGAGAGAATTCGCG GTGGGCTCCCATTTACCATTGAGCGAGTGAAGGCGGAGGACTTGGAAGCTGGGGCGTGGGAGACGTCGTGGACACCAACAGTGGATCATCCTTCCATTCCGCCCGAGCAGGCGGTAGTGGCCTCAAAATATATGACCAGCAGGATCCTTTTGGCGGTTAATGCTGGATCCTATGCTGTTCCGGATCAATGGAATAATCTCCTGCCTGACTTCGAGTTTACCCCCGTCGAGAAGTTTTTGACTGATGCGTGGAAAGGAAAGGCTTGA
- a CDS encoding uncharacterized protein (antiSMASH:Cluster_8.6), which yields MLWEKPGGGEPAQTTWDLKEPLTVKWSHVSGEENKTFCIYLTNRVDYPPVTELVLRYAVMGRDEVTIPPPGPMDVPLNCNYRLWASACGDPENIYAETELFCIDVRNNADL from the exons ATGCTTTGGGAAAAGCCAGGTGGCGGTGAACCAGCCCAGACTACTTGGGACCTCAAGGAGCCCTTGACGGTCAAATGGTCCCATGTCTC TGGAGAGGAGAACAAGACCTTTTGCATCTACCTTACCAACCGCGTTGACTATCCTCCAGTGACCGAGCTAGTCCTGCGATACGCGGTCATGGGTCGAGATGAGGTTACCATCCCTCCACCTGGACCGATGGATGTCCCTCTTAA TTGCAACTATCGCCTTTGGGCTAGTGCCTGTGGAGACCCTGAGAACATCTATGCTGAGACAGAGCTGTTCTGCATTGACGTTAGAAACAATGCTGATCTCTAG
- a CDS encoding PEX11 domain protein (COG:S;~EggNog:ENOG410PSNE;~InterPro:IPR008733;~PFAM:PF05648;~TransMembrane:3 (o129-152i173-194o200-218i);~antiSMASH:Cluster_8.6;~go_component: GO:0005779 - integral component of peroxisomal membrane [Evidence IEA];~go_process: GO:0016559 - peroxisome fission [Evidence IEA]) — protein MLDHLYRFTRTTPGLEKTLRLVQSFCVLALQIPTLENESISRFTTAKTQFALTRRFLRFFNFIDCFNKAFALLGSPSSAHGNVIKTVIEISKWSCFGCYFLLEDLTLLHATSIYPNPYNKTILTEANKFWFYALGFSILGAAFDITFSSASSASKTKDEKEKKQAPSLNRFSLLKKMLCVDACDLLIPGTFLGWIEMGQLGVGVGMVISTLVSGWDMWKAV, from the exons ATGTTAGACCATTTATACCGCTTCACGCGCACCACCCCAGGTCTCGAAAAGACCCTCCGTCTCGTCCAATCCTTCTGTGTGCTTGCCCTGCAAATACCCACTCTGGAAAATGAGTCCATTTCGCGattcaccaccgccaagaCACAGTTTGCTTTGA CAAGACGcttcctccgcttcttcaacttcatcgacTGCTTCAACAAGGCGTTTGCCTTGCTGGGCAGTCCCTCTTCCGCTCATGGTAATGTCATCAAGACAGTCATTGAGATAAGTAAATGGTCCTGCTTTGGATGTTACTTTCTTCTGGAAGATTTGACTCTC TTACACGCAACATCCATCTACCCAAACCCATACAACAAAACCATATTAACAGAAGCGAACAAATTCTGGTTCTATGCGCTGGGGTTCTCGATCTTGGGTGCTGCTTTTGATATTACGTTCTCTTCGGCGTCATCTGCATCTAAGacgaaggatgagaaggagaagaagcaagctcCTTCTTTAAACCGCTTCTCGCTACTGAAGAAGATGCTCTGTGTTGATGCTTGTGATCTGCTTATCCCTGGTACCTTTTTGGGGTGGATTGAAATGGGTCAGTtaggggttggtgttgggatGGTGATTAGTACCCTTGTTTCGGGGTGGGATATGTGGAAGGCTGTTTGA
- a CDS encoding putative NRPS-like enzyme (COG:Q;~EggNog:ENOG410PIAK;~InterPro:IPR000873,IPR009081,IPR036736,IPR036291, IPR020806,IPR013120,IPR042099,IPR020845;~PFAM:PF00501,PF00550,PF01370,PF07993;~SMCOG1002:AMP-dependent synthetase and ligase;~antiSMASH:Cluster_8.6;~go_function: GO:0031177 - phosphopantetheine binding [Evidence IEA]), producing MLSTIAPHPPTLQEPLSKGDVTLPLESQEPSTIDELVRQRASLGAAQPIISYPSPGIEYADYPLQQLDVFAFRVSKVLSDRIPPRKSSAETPKVIALLGPSDLNYLVMLLSLAKLSHSGLLLSTRISVDAYVSLLEKTGSRHIFIHSSFRDTAEDIKKRVPELVIDEILTEENYHHPITEDVDTNLVPHLDPKIESKHIAWIIHSSGSTGLPKPIFHTQSAALKNYSGHMNMSGFVTLPLYHNHGISCLFRTIHAKKQLHLYNANIPLTRQYLLEIMGSNAFEIFYGVPYALKLLAETQEGISALAKLKAVMFGGSACPDSLGNLLVDNGVHLISHYGSTETGQLMMSTRPREDKGWDWLRPSDYVKKFLRFEERFPGVFELVCLDGWPSKVMTNRPDGSYATKDLFIKHPTMEAYKYYARLDDTIILYNGEKVNPLDLEGRVRQRSTVAEAIAFGAGKAQIGLAVVRAPGTESLSDEEVIDSIWPAVEKAHEALPAFGQLSKNMVRVLPADTPYPRTDKGTIIRQAFYKNFQPLIEEVYAAVDAMTGTLVMSESELRAFLRKQLLQILPLKDSSLLTDDADFFSLGMDSLQASQLRTVLVQNLDTKGHQLGLNIAFEQPTIAVLARFLAAVQSGEALPDFQPIPEQMRALISQFSHFEPHFPLPNDLPGRYVVLTGATGSLGSHVAHQLAQNPSVNKVYCLIRASSPIEAYKRVHDALQARHLYTPLSSSSKAKLIALPAPALSHPTLSLPEETYNTLLTETTDIIHCAWPVNFNLQLSSLAHDTLPTLHNLLTLALKAQRPEPATFNFCSSVSSVVNSTVSPIPESLPDSLTAAQSMGYAQSKLIAEHICANATPYLDARVLRIGQIIGDTKHGVWNATEAIPLMLRAAVTVGALPRLDERMRWVPVDVVAGAVMHITLHQEESAGRKKGVDDVEVYNILNPYSFHWTKDLLPALRAAGLEFEDVEFGEWIQRVRNVADPERNPPIKLVGFWEGKYGSKKPFSGLEFVTDKARERAEGLRGLSVDGLEGGLVGRMVEWFREVAWV from the exons ATGCTCTCTACAATcgcaccacacccacccacactACAGGAGCCTCTGTCTAAAGGCGATGTCACTTTGCCTTTGGAATCCCAAGAGCCTTCGACAATTGACGAGCTTGTTCGTCAGCGTGCATCACTTGGGGCCGCTCAGcccatcatctcctatcCGAGCCCCGGCATCGAATATGCGGACTATCCACTGCAGCAACTGGATGTCTTCGCATTCCGCGTCTCCAAGGTGCTATCAGATCGCATTCCGCCCCGGAAGTCGTCAGCTGAAACCCCCAAAGTCATCGCTTTACTGGGGCCATCTGACCTCAACTACCTGGTGATGCTGCTTTCCCTAGCTAAGCTGAGTCACAGTGGACTGCTTTTATCAACCAGGATATCCGTGGATGCTTACGTCTCGCTACTGGAGAAGACCGGGTCAAGGCATATCTTCATTCATAGCTCTTTCCGGGACACCGCTGAAGATATCAAGAAGCGGGTACCTGAGCTTGTCATTGATGAGATTCTGACTGAGGAAAACTATCACCATCCCATTACGGAGGATGTCGACACGAACCTGGTCCCGCACCTTGACCCGAAAATTGAGTCGAAGCATATCGCATGGATTATTCATTCGAGTGGCTCGACTGGACTTCCGAAGCCTATTTTCCATACCCAATCTGCCGCACTGAAGAATTACTCGGGACATATGAACATGTCGGGGTTCGTTACTTTGCCGCTGTACCACAACCATGGAATCAGCTGTCTCTTCCGGACAATTCACGCTAAGAAACAGCTGCATCTCTATAATGCCAATATTCCATTGACCAGGCAGTACCTGCTTGAGATTATGGGCTCGAACGCTTTCGAGATCTTCTATGGTGTGCCGTATGCACTGAAGTTGTTGGCTGAGACACAGGAGGGAATATCCGCTTTGGCTAAGCTTAAGGCCGTCATGTTCGGAGGGTCGGCATGCCCAGACTCTCTGGGCAACTTGCTGGTCGATAATGGTGTTCATCTCATCAGTCACTATGGATC AACTGAGACCGGTCAGCTCATGATGTCCACCAGGCCTCGCGAAGACAAGGGATGGGACTGGCTCCGCCCCTCTGACTATGTCAAGAAATTCTTGAGATTTGAAGAGCGCTTTCCGGGAGTATTCGAACTAGTGTGTCTAGATGGCTGGCCCTCCAAGGTCATGACAAACCGGCCGGACGGCTCCTACGCCACCAAGGACCTGTTTATCAAACATCCCACCATGGAAGCATACAAGTACTATGCTCGTCTGGACGATACAATCATCCTATATAATGGAGAAAAGGTCAACCCACTTGACCTGGAAGGACGAGTCCGGCAGCGCAGCACTGTTGCCGAAGCCATTGCGTTCGGAGCAGGCAAAGCTCAGATCGGACTGGCTGTCGTCCGCGCACCTGGCACCGAGTCACTCTCCGATGAAGAGGTCATTGACAGTATTTGGCCAGCTGTTGAGAAGGCTCATGAGGCGCTACCTGCGTTCGGACAGCTCTCGAAGAACATGGTTCGAGTGTTGCCTGCAGACACTCCCTACCCTCGGACTGACAAGGGCACCATCATCCGTCAAGCCTTCTACAAGAACTTCCAACCTCTGATTGAAGAAGTTTATGCCGCTGTGGACGCCATGACGGGCACATTGGTTATGTCCGAGTCTGAGCTGAGGGCCTTCCTTAGAAAGCAACTTCTCCAGATCCTGCCCCTCAAGGATTCCAGTCTGCTGACCGACGATGCCGATTTCTTCTCCCTGGGCATGGACTCCCTACAGGCCAGCCAGCTGCGCACTGTGCTCGTCCAGAACTTGGACACCAAGGGGCATCAACTGGGGCTCAACATTGCCTTCGAGCAGCCCACTATTGCCGTGCTCGCCCGCTTTCTAGCCGCTGTACAGTCCGGAGAAGCCCTCCCAGATTTTCAACCGATCCCTGAACAGATGCGTGCACTCATCTCACAATTCAGCCACTTTGAACCACATTTTCCACTTCCCAATGACCTTCCCGGTCGTTACGTC GTCCTCACCGGCGCCACCGGCTCCCTCGGCAGCCACGTTGCACATCAACTCGCGCAGAACCCCTCCGTGAACAAAGTCTACTGCCTTATCCgcgcctcctctcccatcgAAGCCTACAAGCGCGTCCACGACGCTCTCCAAGCCCGCCACCTCTACACCcctctctcatcttcctccaaagCCAAGCTCATCGCCCTCCCCGCCCCAGCCCTATCCCACCcaactctctccctcccggaAGAAACCTACAACACTCTCCTCACCGAAACCACCGACATCATCCACTGCGCCTGGCCCGTCAACTTCAACCTCCAGCTCAGCAGTCTCGCACACGACACTCTCCCCACCCTGCACAACCTCCTCACTCTAGCCCTAAAAGCCCAGCGCCCCGAACCCGccaccttcaacttctgctcctccgtcaGCAGCGTTGTCAACAGCACCGTCTCCCCCATCCCGGAATCCCTGCCGGACTCCCTCACCGCCGCGCAATCCATGGGCTACGCACAATCCAAGCTCATCGCAGAACACATCTGCGCCAACGCCACGCCCTACCTGGATGCCCGTGTCCTCCGTATCGGGCAAATCATCGGCGACACCAAGCACGGGGTATGGAATGCCACGGAAGCAATTCCGCTGATGCTGAGGGCTGCGGTTACGGTGGGGGCGTTGCCGAGGCTAGATGAGAGGATGCGGTGGGTGccggttgatgttgttgctggggcAGTAATGCATATTACGCTTCACCAGGAGGAAAGTGccgggaggaagaagggggtagatgatgtggaggtgtATAATATTCTGAACCCGTACAGCTTCCATTGGACAAAGGATCTGCTTCCTGCTCTGAGAGCTGCCGGGTTGGAgtttgaggatgtggagTTCGGGGAGTGGATTCAGCGGGTGAGGAATGTGGCGGATCCGGAGAGGAATCCGCCGATTAAGTTGGTCGGGTTCTGGGAGGGGAAGTATGGGAGTAAGAAGCCGTTCAGTGGTTTGGAGTTTGTGACGGACAAGGCGAGGGAGAGGGCCGAAGGGTTGAGAGGGTTGAgtgtggatgggttggagggggggttgGTGGGCAGGATGGTGGAGTGGTTTAGGGAGGTTGCGTGGGTttga